One Streptomyces formicae genomic window, GTCAGGCCGAGGGCTCTTCCTGATCGAGGCGTACGCCAACCGCTGGGGGACGGATCTCGGGCCGGTCCCCTGCAAGACAATCTGGGCGGAAATCGACCTGTGAGCCCCACTTGGCCGGATCGAGGTTTCCACGTCCCGGCGGGCCAGGACTCGGTGCCGCCCGACATCAAGAACGTAAGAAACGAGGGTGAGAACCCTTCCCACCCACCCCAAACCCCGAGGCGCTCACTCGGACGGGTGATCGGCGCCAACTCAGCTGGCGCATATGCCAGTTCGCGGTGCAAGCTCGCCCTCGACAACCGAAGACATGGAACGGCCCCCGCCGGGACGGCAATCCCAGTGCGAGGGCCTAACACCAAGGAAGAAAGCACCTTCCCGATGACTGAGCAGCAGCTTAACGCGCCGCCGAGCGCGAGGCCCCCGATTCCCGCAAGCGGCATCCGACACATCAACCGCCGCCACCCGGACCGCTTCACGGTGGTGGGGAATCACCTCACCCAGCACCGAGGGCTCTCCCTCACCGCGATCGGCCTGGCGGTCCACATCCAGTCGCTGCCCGCAGGCGCCAAGGTGACCATCAAGTGCCTGGCGGACCGCTTCCCCGAGGGCGAGGTCCGCATCGCGGCGGCGCTGCGCGAACTCGAAGCGCACGGGTACCTGGCCCGAACCCGCGAGCGCCTGCCATCGGGACGAGTCATCACCCGCACGGTGTCGTACAACAACCCACCGGCGATGACGGCGAGCCCACCGAGCCCGCCACCCCGACCAACGCCTCCGCCTCCGCCTCCCACTGCCACCGCCGCACGCCCAGAGGCACCCGAGGCGCACCGCGCGGCCGCCGAACTCCTCATAGACCTGCGCCGCCACGACCCCCGCCTCCTGCTCTCCGCCCGCGACGTACGAGCCCTCGCCCCGGCGGCGACGGCCTGGCTGGACCGCGGAGTCACCCCGGAGGCGGTAAGCCGCACGCTCACGGCAAGGCTCCCCGCCACCCCGATCCACCACCCGGTGGCCCTGTTGACCCACCGACTGACCGAATTCCTGCCACCCCCACTCCCTGCCGCCCCACGCCCCTCCCGCCCGGACCCGCTCCAGAACTGCGAGGACTGCGACCGTGCCTTCCGCTCACCGGAGCCGGGCCACTGCGCCGCGTGCCGTGCCCGGAAACAAGCGGCCGCCTAGCATGAGAGCCATGACTCCCGCTTCGGGCCACACGGCCAGCCACACGTACCGGACCATGCGGGAGTTCGTGCAGTCGATGGACGACACCCTCCCGGGTAAATTCGAGATCACCAAAGAAGGAATCGTCCACGACATGCTGTCGCCGACCGGGCCTCACGAGCTCACCGCGCTGCGCATCCGGAAACGCCTGGAGAAGGCCATGCCGGAAGAGCTGGTGGCCCACACGGGGACCCCCGACGTGGAGGATCTGCCGCAGGGCATCATGCGGCACCCCGACGTCATGGTGATCGCCGAGGCCGACATGGAGATACAGGGCGCCTTCGACCCACGAACGGTCATCGCCGCCATCGAGGTCGTCTCCCGTTCCCATCCGGACAACGACTGGGTCGGCAAGATGCGGGACTACCCGCTCCTGGGCGTCCCCGTGTACGCGATCTTCGACCCCCGCACCGGCTCGGGCGCGGTCATGACCGACATCCATCCGACGCCGGAGGGCGCGCGCTACGCCACCCGCAAGGACTTCGTCTACGGCGAGCCCGTCACCGTCTCCGCCTGGACGATCCCCACGGACGATCTCCCGCGGTACGCCTGAGCGACGCCGGACGCTATCCGTCGTGCGCTTCGAGCTCGGTCGCCGATGTCTGCCGGGTGGCCGCCCACGATGCCAGGAGCGCCAAACCGTCAGCGGCCGGCGTGCCCGCGGGTGCGGTGTAGACGTTGAGGTGCAAGCCGGGTTCGGCGGGCAGGTCCAGGGACTCGACGTCCAGGTCGAGTTGACCCACCACCGGATGGTGCATCCGCTTGCGTCCGGACCGGTGCAGCCGCACGTCCTGAGACGCCCACCGCTGCCGGAACAGCTCGCTGCGCGTCGACATTTCGCCGACCAGGGCGATCAACTCCTCGTCGTGCGGATTGCGACCGGCCTCCATGCGGAGCTTCGCGGCCACGCCACGGGCAACGTGGTCGTAATCGACAAAGAAATCCCTGGCCGCCTCGGGGTGCAGATAGACGAACCGCGCCGTGTTCGCGGGCCGTCTCGGATCGGCCAGCACCGGTGAATACAGTGCGCGGGCGAGTTCGTTCATGGCGAGCACGTCATAACGGCCGTTACCGATCCAGGCAGGCGCGTCGGAAATGGCGTCGAGCACCTGTCGCAGTGTCGAGCGCACCGTCACGGCAGGCTTGCGTCGGCGTGGGCCGCCGGGCGCCTTGGACCGGCGCGCGAGGTGGAACAGGTGGTCGCGCTCGGCCTCGTCGAGTTGCAGGGCGGCGGCCAACGCGTCGAGCACGCCGTCGGAGGCACCGGCGAGGCTGCCGCGCTCCATGCGTACGTAGTAGTCGACCGACACCCCCGCCAGGAGCGCCACCTCCTCGCGGCGCAGGCCCTTGACCCGACGGTTGCCGCCGTAAGCGGGCAGGCCCGCCCGCTCGGGCGTGATGCGGGCGCGGCGCGACCTGAGGAAATCGCGGATCTCGGTGCGTGGATCCATCGTGGCCATCCCCTCACCGTAAACGGCCCCCGCGACCTAGGGGGTGCCCGATGCGGTCGTCGCGATCCCGCCGTCCACCGGGATGACGGCGCCCGTGAGGTAGGACCCGGCCCGGCTGGCGAGGAACACGGCGGTACCCGCCATGTCGTCGTCGCGGCCGAGCCTGCGCAGCGGGGTCGCCGCCGCGATCGTGTCGCCGACGGCGTCGAGCGTGGACGCCATCATCCGCGACGGGAACACTCCCGGTGCCACCGCGTTCACCGTGACGTGCTGCGGGCCCAGCTCCCTGGCGAGCACCCTGGTGAGCTGGTGGAGTGCCGCCTTGCTGCTGGCGTACGAGTAGTTGGGCGACTGGGCGACGTGGATGGCGGCGATGCTGCCGATGTTGATGATCCGCGCGGGATCATCGGCGGTGCCCGCCTTGCGAAGCGCGGGGAGCAGCGCCTGGACCAGCCAGAACGGCGACTTGAGGTTGAGGTCGATCACCGTGTCCCATGCCTCGTCCGGGAACGTCTCCAGCGGCTCGCGCCACATCGCTCCCGCGTTGTTGACCAGAATGTCCAGGCGTTCCGATTCTGCCTCGACGAGATCAGCGAGGCGCTGGCACTCGTCGTGCCGGGACAGGTCGGCGGGAATTGCTTGCACATCGCCGAATTCGGACAGCTGACGCTGTGCCTCCGCGCACGCGTCCTCGTTGCGCGAGCTGATGATTACGCGGGCGCCCGCCTGGAGAAGGCCGCGCGCGATCATCACTCCAATTCCCTTGGTGCCGCCGGTGACGAGGGCGCACTTTCCCCTCAGATCGAAAAGTTCGGTGTGAGGGGTGAATGGGTTGTCCGACATTGGTCTCAGTCCCTTGTGCCGTGGAGGGTGGATGCGCAAGCAGGTTGGCAGGCGCTTGGGGCGTCCGGGAGTCCCTGGTGGTACAGGTACTGCGAGACCCCCTCTTGCCTGATGCGCTGACGCGCTGGCGCGCTGCCGTACTGACGCACTGGCGCGCTGCCGCACTGACGCACTGACGCACTTCAGCGAGACGAGACGTATTGCATCGCTTCAACGCATGCGCCATCATGGCGACACCGGGCAGCGAGACGAAACGTCTCGTTGTCACGTCGCGGATGTGAGGAGCGGTGCCATGAATCAGCGATTCGTCCAGGTCGACCCGGCGGTGCGGTTGTGGTCCGAGGAGCGCGGCGACCCCCGGAACTCCACCCTGCTGCTGATCATGGGGGCCGGGGCGTCCGGCCTGGGCTGGCCGGAGGAACTGGTCGACGCGTTGGCCGCGCGTCACCGCGTCATCCGCTACGACCACCGGGACACCGGCCGCTCCAGCCTGAGTTTCGACACGCACCCGTACCGCGTCGTCGACCTCGCGTCGGACGCGATCGCCGTCCTCGACGCGTACGAAGTGGAACGGGCGCACGTCGTCGGTCTCTCCCTGGGCGGCATGCTGACCCAACTGCTGATCGCCGATCACCCCGAACGGCTGCTCAGCGCGACAGTGATGGGGGCCGGTGCCCTCAGCAGCACCCCTCTGTCGCACCCGGACGGCTCCCGAACTCCCGTGGACCGACTGCCGTCCATCGACGCACGGGTACTCGAACTGTGGTCCCGCCCCCACGAGGACCGTGGCCTCGAGGGCGAGCTGGACCACCGGGTGGAGCACTGGCGGCTGCTCAACGGCGACCAGATCCCCTTCGACCCCGAGGAGTTCCGGGCCCTGGAGCGCCGCGTCATCGAGCACGCCGGGCGCTACGAGGCACCCATGGTCCACGGGCGCGCGGACCACTCCGGCATGGACCGCACCGACGAACTCGCGCGCACCGAGGTGCCGACCCTGGTGACCTCCGCCCCGGCCGAGCCCGTCTTCCCGCCGCCGCACCCCGACCATCTCGCCCAAGTGATCGCCGGGGCGCGGCTGGTGGAGATACCGGGCATGGGGCACGCCCTGCCGCGCGCGGTCCACGCGCCTCTGGCGGCGGCGGTTCTCGCCCACACCCGGGCGGTGGACGCCCGCGTCCGGCCGGGGGCGGCGTCCTGACCTCGATCCCCTGGTAGGCGCAGCGCGACTTACTCCTTCACCCCACCCCAGCTCCCACCCACACCCGCCTCTCCCCCGCAGCACCCGACCACGCCCGGCTCTCCCTGGCCCCCCACTCGGCTCTGCGCGCCCGACCACGCCCGGCCTCGCCCAGCTCCGCCCGGTCCGCGCGCCCGCCTGTGCCTGGCCCCACCCGGCCTTGCGCGCCCCACCACGCCCGGCCCCGCGCGCCCGACCATGCCTGGCCCCACCCGGCCCTGCGTGCCCGGCCATGCCCAGCCCTGCATGCCCGACCACGCCCGACGCCTCGTGCCCGACCATGCCTGGCCCCACCCGACCCCGCGCACCTGGCCCCACCCGACCCCGCGTGCCCGGCCGTGCCTGGCCCCACCCAGCTCCGCCCGGCCCGCAGGCCCGACCATGCCCGCCCCCGCGCACCCGACCATGCCCAGCCCTGCGTGCCCGACCACACGCCCGACCATGCCCGGCCCCACCCAACTCCGCCCGGCCCGCAGGCCCGACCGTGCCCGACCCCTCGTGCCCGACCATGCCTGGCCCCACCCGACCATGCCCGCCCGACCACACCCAGCTCCGCCCGACCATCTCCGGCCCCACCCAGCTCCGCCCGGCCGCTCCCGGCCGGAAACAGCCCGCCCTCGCGGGCGGGGGCGGGTGGGAGGAGAGGTCAGCGCCACGACACAGGCCCACACCCGGCCCTGCTCGGCCCTGCGTGCCCGACCACGCCCAGCTCCGCCCGGCCCTGCCCTGCCCTGCCCGGCCGCTCCCAGCCGGAGACAGCACGCCATCGCGGGCGGGGGCGGGTGGGCGGGAGAAGGCGTCAGCGGCCCGGCGCAGGGCCATACGTGCCCCGGCCCCAAGCAGACGCCCCGCCGAAGCGACCCACCCGCCCAGACACGGAACGGAGCCGGACAGAACCCGAAACCTTCGGCCGAGGCCGACCCACCCCCACGAACGACATCCACCCAGCCGCATGCGGCACACCATCGCGGGCGGGGGCGGGCGGGCGGGAGAAGGCACCAGCGGCACGGCACAGGCCCACACCCGGCCCTGCCCGGCCGCTCCCAGCCGGAGACAGCACGCCCTCGCAGGCGGGGGCGGGCGGGTGGGAGGAGGCACCAGCGGCACGGCGCAGAGCCACACGCGCCCCGGCCTCAAGCAGACAACCTGCCGAAGCGACCCACCCGCCCAGACACGGAGCGGAACCGGACAGAACCGGAAACCTTCGGCCGAGGCCGACCCACCCCCACGAACGACATCCACCCAGCCGGAGACAGCACGCCATCGCAGGCGGGGGCGGGCGGGCGGGAGGAGGCACCAGCGGCACGGCACAGAGCCACACGCGCCCCGACCCCAAGCAGACAACCCGCCGAAGCGCCCCACCCGCCCAGACACGGAGGCGTCAACGGCACAGCGCAGAGCCACACCCGACACGGCGCAGAGCCACCCGGCACGGCACAGAGCCACACCCGGCACGGCGCAGAGCCACCCGGCACGACACAGAGCCACCCGGCCCAGCACAGAGCCCCACGCAGGACCGTGCATGCCCCAGCCCGCCGCAGGCCCCCGCCCCGACGACGTCCATCCGTGCGGTGATCTACGGAGCTCTGTTACACGGCCTACAACTAGCCGCAATGGTGGGTGTTTTACCTTTATTCAGCACTCGCCGGACGGCAGAGAGCAAAAGGGCTCAACCACGCGGATCCACCCGACCAGTGGACCCGCGGACCCGTGCCGTGCGAGAGCACGCCACCGCATCGTGAAGGGGAACCACGCCGTTATGCGCACCAACACCCACCGCCGCAGCGCCTTCCGTACCGCCACCGTCTCGATCGTCGCCGGTGCGGCCCTGCTGGCCCCCGCCGCGGCGGCCCTGGCGAGCACGCCCGCCCCGCAGAGCCCCGCCGTCGCACGGGCCGCCGCGGCCAAGGACGTGAAGATCGACATCGGTGCCGGTGTCACCATCACCGTCAAGGGCGGCAAGCCGTACTACAACGGCAAGGTCATCAAGCCGGGCGGGACCGTCGACGACGGCATCTACGTGCACCTCAGCGCCGACGGCAAGCGCCTCTACAGCAAGACGCAGGGCGGCGGCGTGCCGTACGCGATCTGGGACGTCAAGACCGGTAAGAACCTCGGCACGCAGAAGAACAGCCCCACCGCGAAGGTGAAGGCCGCCCTGACCGCCAAGCCGTCCGCCACGTCCGTGAAGGCCTGGCAGGAGCTGCGCGTCAGCGGAAAGGCGACCGGCATCAAGGCGGGCAGCAAGGTCACCCTGGAGCAGAAGCAGCGCGGCACCTGGAAGTCCCTGCCCGCCAGCACGAGCGTCAACAAGTCCGGCGCGTACTCGATGCGCGTCAAGCTCGGCCTCAAGGGCAAGAACGACCTCCGCGTGAAGAGCGGCGCGACCCTGTCGCCGGTCTTCAACGTCACGGTGCGCTAGAGCCAACCCCCGATGCGCCACGGCGCATTCCCCCAAGGCGGGCGGTCGCGGAATCACCGGAAGGTGGTCCCGCGGCCGCCCGTTCTAGCGTGCCGTCCCCGTCGTCCAGGTGACCGGCAGCTCGTGTACGCCGTAGATGTTCATGTCCGTCCTGAGCCTCACCTCGTCGGCGGGGACCGCGAGTTCGAGGGTCGGGAAGCGGCGGAACAGGCCCTCGAAGCCCGCGCGCATCTCGATGCGGGCCAGTTGCTGGCCGAGACACTGGTGGACGCCGTGCCCGAAGGCCGTGTGGCCCCGGGCCTTGCGGTGGATGTCCAGGGTGTCGGGGTTCTCGAAACGCGCGGGGTCGTGGTTGGCGGCGAGGAGCGAGGCGACGACGGTCGAGCCCTTGGGGATCGTCTCGCCGCAGAGCTCGATGTCCTCCGTGGCGACGCGATAGAAGATGTCGGCGACGGACAGATAGCGCAGGAGCTCCTCGACGGCGTCGGGCATCAGCTCCGGGGCGGCGCGCAGTTCGGCCAGCTGCTCGGGGTTCTCCAGGAGCGCGAACGTACCCAGCGACACCATGTTGGCGGTGGTCTCGTGACCCGCGAGCAGCAGCAGGAAGGCGATGCCCGTCAGCTCCTCGATGGTGAGGTCGTCGTCGCGGGTCAGGTCGGACAGGATGTCGTCGCCGGGCTCCGCGCGCTTGTCCGTGACCAGCCTGGACAGGAACGAGGTCATCCCCTCGTACGCGGCCACCTTCTCGTCGAGCGTCACGTCCTTCTCCATGAACCGGGCGGAGTTGCCCTGGAAGGCCGCCCGGTCCGCGTGGGGGACGCCGAGGAGTTCACAGATGACCAGCGCGGGCACCGGCAGCGCGAACTCCTTGACCAGGTCGACCGGCGGGGTGAGGCGCTCAAGCTCGTCCAGTTGCCGCTCGGTGATCTCGACGATGCCCTCTTCGAGCTGCTTCATGCGCTTCACGGTGAAGGCCCCGATGAGCTTGCGCCGCAGCCGCGTGTGCTCCGGCGGGTCCATGGCGATGAACACGCCCGGAAGCTGCGGGGACGGTTCGGTGGGCGCGGCCATGCCGGTCATCTCGTACGGGATGTGGATGATGTCGATGTCCTGGCGGGAGCTGAACCGGTCGTCGGCTATGAGCCGACGGACCGCTTCGTAGCCGCTGACGAACCAGCCCTCGTGGCCGTCCGGGAAGAGCACGGGGCTGACCGGGCGGCTCTCGCGCAGGCGGGTGATGCCGCTCGGCGGCACGAAGGGGCCCGCGTCGCGTTCCGCGGGAAGGCCGTTCGGGGTGGCAGGAACCGTGCTGCTCATGGAATGCCCTCTCGGTACGGGTGGGTGTCGCGGTCGATGTGGCTACGTTGACCGACGGCGCGGACATACGACTGACACGACGCTGACACCATCGGTCCGCCCGCCGCCAGAGGGCCGTTCATGAACGCCGCGTGGCAGTCCCGTTGCGCCACCCCGTGATCCCTTGAGGCCGCCGCGGGGCCCCGGCTACGTTCGAGAGGTCAGGTCAGCGGGTCTTCGCGAGGCACGCTGCGCGACTTGGCCGTGTGCCCGAGTGGTTGAGGGGCTGGATTGCAAATCCAGTTACGCGGGTTCGATTCCCGCCACGGCCTCCGGGTCCTTTGCCGGATGGCAAAGGACCCTTGGCCGTCTCGCCCCCCCCAACTGCTCCTGTCCGGCTGTCAGTTAGCCGTTCGATTCTTGTAACGAGCCGGGATCTTGCCCGGTCGCCCCGACATACTCCGGGAACGGCACCTCGGTGCCACGAGACCACTCGGTTCCAGGAGGAGACTTGCGCGACCACGTGAAGAGAGCCTGCGCGGCGACCGTCGCCACGGCCGCCGCCATGGCGCTCACGGCGGGCATGACGGGCCCCGCGTCGGCCCAGCGGAACGGGCCCTTACGGCCCGGCGACACGGGTGCACGGGCGACCGGCACCGCACAGGAGCACCACAGGATCACCCTCATCACCGGCGACCGCGTCACCGTCGACGCCAAGGGGCGTGCGGTCGGGTTCGCCCCGGCGAAGGGCCGCGAGCACATACCCGTCCGCACGCACCGCTCGCCGAACGGCCACACCCTCGTACTCCCCGCGGACGCCCAGCGCCTGGTGGCCGACGGGCGCGTCGACCAACGGCTCTTCGACATCACGGAGTTGAGCAAGAAGCGCAACCGCGCGGCGCAGTCCAAGGGCCTGAAGGTGATCGTCGGCTACCAGGGTTCCGCCCAGGCCGACGCGAAGGCCGACGTCCGGGCCGCCGGGGACACCACCGTCCGCCGGTCCCTCAAGACACTGAACGCCGACGCCGTCACCACCCCGAAGCAGGACGCGGGCGACCTGTGGAAGGCCCTCACCGGCGAGCGCGGCGGCGCCCGCACCACCGCGTCCGGCATCGCGCACGTCTGGCTCGACGGCACCCGCAAGGCGACCCTGGACAAGAGCGTCAAGCAGATCGGCGCCGACAAGGCGTGGAACGCGGGGTACGACGGCAAGGGCGTGAAGATCGCCGTCCTGGACACCGGCGTGGACGCCACCCACCCCGACCTCAAGGACCAGGTCGCCGCCGAGAAGAACTTCACCGGCGCCGCCGACGCCAAGGACCGCTTCGGGCACGGCACGCACGTCGCGTCCACCGTGGCGGGCACCGGCGCGAAGTCCGGCGGCACGTTCAAGGGCGTCGCGCCGGGCGCCAAGCTGCTCAACGGCAAGGTCCTCGACGACGACGGATTCGGCGACGACTCCGGCATCGTCGCGGGCATGGAGTGGGCGGCGGCCGAGAAAGCCGACGTCGTCAACCTCAGC contains:
- a CDS encoding DNA-binding protein, producing the protein MTEQQLNAPPSARPPIPASGIRHINRRHPDRFTVVGNHLTQHRGLSLTAIGLAVHIQSLPAGAKVTIKCLADRFPEGEVRIAAALRELEAHGYLARTRERLPSGRVITRTVSYNNPPAMTASPPSPPPRPTPPPPPPTATAARPEAPEAHRAAAELLIDLRRHDPRLLLSARDVRALAPAATAWLDRGVTPEAVSRTLTARLPATPIHHPVALLTHRLTEFLPPPLPAAPRPSRPDPLQNCEDCDRAFRSPEPGHCAACRARKQAAA
- a CDS encoding Uma2 family endonuclease; this encodes MTPASGHTASHTYRTMREFVQSMDDTLPGKFEITKEGIVHDMLSPTGPHELTALRIRKRLEKAMPEELVAHTGTPDVEDLPQGIMRHPDVMVIAEADMEIQGAFDPRTVIAAIEVVSRSHPDNDWVGKMRDYPLLGVPVYAIFDPRTGSGAVMTDIHPTPEGARYATRKDFVYGEPVTVSAWTIPTDDLPRYA
- a CDS encoding helix-turn-helix domain-containing protein, yielding MDPRTEIRDFLRSRRARITPERAGLPAYGGNRRVKGLRREEVALLAGVSVDYYVRMERGSLAGASDGVLDALAAALQLDEAERDHLFHLARRSKAPGGPRRRKPAVTVRSTLRQVLDAISDAPAWIGNGRYDVLAMNELARALYSPVLADPRRPANTARFVYLHPEAARDFFVDYDHVARGVAAKLRMEAGRNPHDEELIALVGEMSTRSELFRQRWASQDVRLHRSGRKRMHHPVVGQLDLDVESLDLPAEPGLHLNVYTAPAGTPAADGLALLASWAATRQTSATELEAHDG
- a CDS encoding SDR family oxidoreductase, whose product is MSDNPFTPHTELFDLRGKCALVTGGTKGIGVMIARGLLQAGARVIISSRNEDACAEAQRQLSEFGDVQAIPADLSRHDECQRLADLVEAESERLDILVNNAGAMWREPLETFPDEAWDTVIDLNLKSPFWLVQALLPALRKAGTADDPARIINIGSIAAIHVAQSPNYSYASSKAALHQLTRVLARELGPQHVTVNAVAPGVFPSRMMASTLDAVGDTIAAATPLRRLGRDDDMAGTAVFLASRAGSYLTGAVIPVDGGIATTASGTP
- a CDS encoding alpha/beta fold hydrolase; its protein translation is MNQRFVQVDPAVRLWSEERGDPRNSTLLLIMGAGASGLGWPEELVDALAARHRVIRYDHRDTGRSSLSFDTHPYRVVDLASDAIAVLDAYEVERAHVVGLSLGGMLTQLLIADHPERLLSATVMGAGALSSTPLSHPDGSRTPVDRLPSIDARVLELWSRPHEDRGLEGELDHRVEHWRLLNGDQIPFDPEEFRALERRVIEHAGRYEAPMVHGRADHSGMDRTDELARTEVPTLVTSAPAEPVFPPPHPDHLAQVIAGARLVEIPGMGHALPRAVHAPLAAAVLAHTRAVDARVRPGAAS
- a CDS encoding cytochrome P450 yields the protein MSSTVPATPNGLPAERDAGPFVPPSGITRLRESRPVSPVLFPDGHEGWFVSGYEAVRRLIADDRFSSRQDIDIIHIPYEMTGMAAPTEPSPQLPGVFIAMDPPEHTRLRRKLIGAFTVKRMKQLEEGIVEITERQLDELERLTPPVDLVKEFALPVPALVICELLGVPHADRAAFQGNSARFMEKDVTLDEKVAAYEGMTSFLSRLVTDKRAEPGDDILSDLTRDDDLTIEELTGIAFLLLLAGHETTANMVSLGTFALLENPEQLAELRAAPELMPDAVEELLRYLSVADIFYRVATEDIELCGETIPKGSTVVASLLAANHDPARFENPDTLDIHRKARGHTAFGHGVHQCLGQQLARIEMRAGFEGLFRRFPTLELAVPADEVRLRTDMNIYGVHELPVTWTTGTAR